One Lentimicrobiaceae bacterium genomic window carries:
- a CDS encoding peptidase M64, producing MRKLLIAILVTLGFSSSAQFSKYFYNKTLRIDYVHTGNATSDAYAIDELIEEPFWGGSKVNLVNAMDYGNYKVTVQDIESGTVIYKHNYSSLFSEWQTTGEAKETFRAYPENVVIPSPRKPVMVDFYNRTRNNEWILKFSYKLDPSSYFIKKERRHEYPSFVINQAGDPSVCLDIVFIPEGYTADEMEKFKADCNRLSDFLLKCNPFDEYKNKINIVGVLAPSIESGADIPGKGVWKKTILNSSFYTFDIDRYLTTYDMKSVRDVAANVPYDQICIVANSQVYGGGGIYNHYALFTSDNPYANYVFVHEFGHSFAGLGDEYYNSEVAYEDFYNLKVEPWEPNLTTLVDFDAKWKSMVTPGAPIPTPASEKDKYAVGAYEGGGYMTKGVYRPAHDCTMKSLSYNNFCPVCKKAIRDMLETYTH from the coding sequence ATGAGAAAATTATTGATTGCCATTTTAGTAACGCTTGGTTTTAGTTCGAGCGCCCAGTTTAGTAAATATTTTTACAACAAAACCCTGCGCATTGATTATGTGCATACAGGTAATGCTACAAGCGATGCTTACGCAATTGACGAACTTATTGAAGAGCCATTTTGGGGGGGCTCAAAAGTTAACCTTGTAAACGCAATGGATTACGGAAACTATAAAGTAACTGTGCAGGATATTGAGTCTGGTACTGTTATTTACAAGCACAATTATTCCAGTTTGTTTTCTGAATGGCAAACAACCGGTGAAGCAAAAGAAACTTTCAGAGCTTATCCTGAAAATGTAGTTATTCCTTCTCCCCGGAAACCGGTAATGGTTGATTTTTATAACCGTACCAGAAATAATGAATGGATACTGAAATTTAGTTATAAGCTGGATCCTTCAAGTTATTTTATTAAAAAGGAACGGCGTCACGAGTACCCGTCTTTTGTTATAAATCAGGCCGGAGACCCTTCGGTATGTCTTGATATTGTTTTTATTCCTGAAGGATACACTGCCGATGAAATGGAGAAATTTAAGGCTGACTGTAACCGGCTGTCTGATTTTTTACTCAAGTGTAATCCATTTGACGAGTACAAAAACAAAATAAACATAGTTGGAGTGCTGGCTCCGTCCATAGAATCAGGTGCTGATATCCCGGGCAAGGGTGTTTGGAAGAAAACCATTCTCAACAGCTCCTTTTATACTTTTGATATTGATCGTTACCTCACCACTTACGATATGAAAAGTGTGCGCGATGTGGCAGCCAATGTTCCGTATGATCAAATATGCATCGTGGCCAACTCTCAGGTTTATGGTGGAGGTGGCATATACAACCATTATGCATTGTTTACCAGCGATAACCCTTATGCCAATTATGTATTTGTACATGAATTCGGCCACAGCTTTGCGGGTTTGGGCGACGAGTATTACAATTCGGAAGTAGCGTATGAAGATTTTTACAACTTAAAGGTTGAACCATGGGAGCCAAATCTTACCACACTGGTCGATTTTGATGCTAAATGGAAAAGTATGGTCACCCCTGGAGCTCCAATTCCAACACCCGCATCTGAGAAAGATAAATATGCCGTCGGTGCATACGAAGGAGGAGGCTATATGACCAAAGGCGTTTACAGACCGGCTCATGATTGCACGATGAAATCACTGTCGTACAACAATTTTTGTCCTGTCTGTAAAAAAGCTATTCGCGATATGCTGGAAACATATACCCATTAA
- the lipB gene encoding lipoyl(octanoyl) transferase LipB, translating into MVVNTRFSDLGLIEYGAAWALQERLFNYIIEQKKAGLAETENFLLFCEHPHVYTLGKSGSDSNLLIDAIQLKAKEASFFRTNRGGDITYHGPGQLVGYPIFNLEPLVSGAREYIEKLEEAIILTLQPYGVYGERMKGATGVWLDIDQPGKTRKICAIGVRTSHWVSMHGFALNINTNLQYFNFIHPCGFTDKSVTSLAAELGQEVDIHEVKTTLLSKLAFVFNLKPDVVSIAELNQKINK; encoded by the coding sequence TTGGTAGTAAACACCCGTTTTTCTGACCTTGGCCTTATTGAATATGGGGCAGCCTGGGCTCTGCAGGAGCGTTTGTTCAATTATATTATTGAGCAGAAAAAGGCAGGCCTGGCTGAAACTGAGAACTTTCTGCTGTTTTGCGAGCATCCGCATGTTTATACTTTAGGTAAAAGTGGTTCTGACTCAAATCTGCTGATTGATGCCATTCAGTTAAAGGCAAAAGAAGCATCCTTTTTCAGAACAAACCGCGGAGGCGATATTACTTATCATGGCCCCGGCCAGCTTGTCGGTTATCCAATCTTCAATCTTGAACCATTGGTCAGCGGGGCAAGAGAATATATAGAAAAACTTGAGGAAGCCATCATTTTAACCCTTCAGCCTTATGGTGTTTACGGTGAACGAATGAAAGGGGCAACCGGTGTTTGGCTCGATATTGATCAACCCGGAAAAACCAGGAAGATTTGTGCCATTGGTGTGCGTACCAGCCATTGGGTTAGTATGCATGGGTTTGCCTTAAATATCAATACCAACCTGCAATATTTTAATTTTATTCATCCATGTGGTTTCACTGATAAATCTGTGACTTCACTTGCTGCTGAACTTGGGCAGGAGGTGGACATTCATGAAGTGAAAACAACATTATTATCGAAACTGGCGTTTGTGTTTAATCTTAAACCTGACGTGGTTTCTATTGCTGAACTTAATCAGAAAATTAATAAATGA
- a CDS encoding acyltransferase has translation MKNRVQSLDYLRGLAAFSIMVYHYFTWSSYKLGADTFAGRTGIYGVSVFYVLSGLTLFIVYNNSLSPQNTGHYFVKRIFRIFPLLWLSIFVSVVLLNFKTNLSDLLLNLTGLFGFFAPDHYIAVASWSIGNELVFYTIFPLVIFSGRKTQFAPVLFFALAAGLALFFAYSVLATNLTLKMQWSHYLNPLNQLVLFSGGLLCGQLLAGKKVPLPYALLLLASALLLFVFYPVKGDLSALIAGNNRIIFVLLSLGITASFLMIDFKTGKIAGYVLSTLGEASYSVYLLHPLVFLMLKKYAGFSNHKTLIYTGFAITLLLSILVYHFYEKPFIRLGQRLIDHWKQKQSYAMRLQK, from the coding sequence GTGAAGAACAGGGTTCAGTCGTTGGATTATTTGAGAGGACTGGCTGCATTCAGCATTATGGTCTACCACTATTTCACCTGGTCGTCATACAAACTGGGGGCTGATACCTTTGCGGGACGAACTGGCATTTATGGAGTATCTGTTTTTTATGTGCTCAGCGGACTTACCCTTTTTATTGTTTACAACAACTCGCTAAGCCCCCAAAATACAGGCCATTACTTTGTTAAACGTATATTCCGCATCTTTCCGCTGCTCTGGCTCAGCATTTTTGTGTCGGTTGTTCTGTTAAACTTTAAAACCAACCTCTCTGATCTTCTTCTTAACCTCACCGGCCTTTTCGGTTTTTTTGCGCCCGATCATTACATTGCTGTGGCCTCGTGGTCTATTGGTAATGAGCTGGTTTTTTACACCATTTTCCCGCTGGTTATATTTTCCGGAAGAAAAACCCAGTTCGCACCGGTGCTATTTTTTGCACTGGCTGCGGGGCTTGCACTTTTTTTTGCTTACTCAGTTTTGGCAACAAACCTCACCCTGAAGATGCAGTGGAGCCATTACCTTAACCCCCTGAATCAACTGGTATTGTTTAGCGGAGGCTTGCTATGCGGCCAGTTGCTTGCCGGCAAAAAAGTACCCCTGCCCTATGCACTGCTTTTGCTGGCTTCTGCATTGTTGCTTTTTGTTTTCTATCCTGTAAAAGGCGATTTAAGTGCGCTGATTGCCGGTAACAACCGGATAATATTTGTATTGCTTTCGCTGGGCATAACCGCTTCATTTCTGATGATTGACTTTAAAACAGGCAAAATTGCCGGCTATGTGCTTTCAACTTTGGGCGAAGCATCCTATTCGGTATATCTGCTTCATCCGCTTGTATTTTTAATGCTAAAAAAATATGCCGGCTTCAGCAATCATAAAACGCTGATTTATACTGGTTTTGCCATTACCCTGCTCCTCAGCATACTGGTTTATCATTTTTATGAAAAACCGTTTATCCGGCTGGGACAGCGATTGATTGACCACTGGAAACAAAAACAGTCCTATGCCATGCGCTTACAGAAATAA
- a CDS encoding adenylate kinase — MLNIALFGPPGAGKGTQSEFLIKKFNLFYISTGDLLRKEIAEKTKLGIEAQSIIAQGGLVSDEIIVQIIEKTITDNPDSNGFLFDGFPRTYIQAYILEGLMLKLNTSLNCLISMVVPEQESVERLLNRGKTSGRSDDNEEVIRNRLREYNDKTLPVLQFYRDKGIYEEVNGLASIDEVNQAITKIINHELSKSLSNIVLFGYPGSGRGSQGKALAEKFGLEYVATGEMLEQEIASGSETGEKITAMYENGQLVPDEIVVQLIEKKLAGSKEVKGYIFKGFPRTLVQSYILDGLLKKYGSSISKIIEIEVPTLELISRLDARSKTSACMPYDSSTAKIVKRLQEHETKTVPVIEKYNQLHGVIKIDGRGAFDEVFNRISAAIENGIKNLR, encoded by the coding sequence ATGTTAAATATAGCTTTGTTTGGCCCTCCGGGTGCGGGAAAAGGAACCCAGTCTGAATTCCTGATTAAAAAGTTCAACCTGTTTTACATTTCCACGGGCGATTTGTTAAGGAAAGAAATTGCGGAAAAAACCAAATTAGGAATTGAGGCACAGAGTATTATTGCGCAGGGTGGCTTGGTTTCAGATGAAATTATTGTTCAGATTATTGAAAAAACAATTACTGATAATCCTGATTCCAATGGGTTCCTTTTCGATGGATTTCCCCGTACATATATTCAGGCTTACATTCTCGAAGGACTAATGCTGAAGTTGAATACTTCACTTAACTGTCTGATAAGTATGGTTGTGCCTGAGCAAGAGTCTGTTGAGAGGTTGCTAAACAGAGGGAAAACATCAGGCAGGAGCGATGATAATGAGGAGGTTATCCGCAACAGACTAAGGGAATACAATGACAAAACACTGCCAGTTCTTCAGTTTTATCGCGATAAGGGTATATATGAAGAAGTAAACGGTTTAGCGTCTATTGATGAAGTGAACCAGGCCATTACAAAAATTATCAATCATGAACTGAGTAAGAGCTTGTCAAACATTGTACTTTTTGGTTATCCGGGTTCAGGTCGTGGTTCGCAGGGAAAGGCTTTGGCTGAAAAATTCGGGCTTGAGTACGTGGCTACAGGCGAAATGCTTGAACAGGAAATTGCCAGCGGTTCTGAAACAGGCGAAAAAATTACTGCAATGTATGAAAACGGCCAATTGGTGCCCGATGAAATAGTGGTTCAGCTGATTGAAAAGAAACTGGCCGGCTCGAAAGAAGTTAAGGGTTATATCTTTAAGGGATTTCCCAGAACCCTTGTCCAGTCATATATTCTTGATGGCTTGTTGAAGAAATACGGCTCCTCTATTTCAAAAATTATTGAAATAGAAGTGCCCACGCTTGAACTGATTAGCAGGTTGGATGCCAGAAGTAAGACTTCTGCCTGTATGCCTTATGACAGTTCAACAGCCAAAATTGTGAAACGCCTTCAGGAGCATGAGACCAAAACCGTTCCTGTTATTGAAAAATACAATCAGTTGCACGGTGTAATTAAAATTGATGGCAGAGGCGCATTTGATGAAGTATTTAACCGTATCTCAGCAGCCATAGAGAATGGAATCAAAAATTTGCGTTAG